From the Thunnus albacares chromosome 24, fThuAlb1.1, whole genome shotgun sequence genome, one window contains:
- the filip1l gene encoding filamin A-interacting protein 1-like isoform X2, producing MVVDEQQRLTEQLNQQTAKVQELSASASQAQEELISANARLQEEEQKVIRLEAERRDQASRHHQEQEAMTAKLTSEDAQSRQLRQKLSTLSRQLDELEETNKTLRRAEEELQELRDKISRGECGNSSLMSELEELRKRVLEMEGKDEELIRMEDHCRDLNKKLEKEANQSRSLKAEVDKLNHRIMDLEKLEDAFSKSKQECSALKSNLEKEKTVSKVLSSELEILKVRVRELEAAENQLGKTELTLKEDLTKLKTLTVMLVDERKAMAEKLKQMENKVQNSTGKLQAEQDKVTSVTEKLIEESKKALRSKAELEEKMCSATKERDDLKAKLKAEEEKSNDLESKINMMKKRMQSLETIEREYLRSKAKEENIKTPIANRFQQEDNKVKDLTQEVERLRRKLKDMKVVEGDLLKTEEFESLEKRFTNEQEKAKTLMEELEISRKELSKYQLAEKKEFNQEHVLYKRLKEEEAKSSHLTREVAALKEKIHEYMGTEESICRMKTDHSTLQRKLTQQEVRNKELAREMETLTRELERYRRFSKSLRPGMNGRRFSDLHVSTKEVQTEPLDLMSPNCKTMAPLERAVVNGKLYDESESEDNANYSNELQLTKCSPSLINNVNNLNNNMRRARVPFLKNKESPHQVNGKVQPRQNGNHVQSGDVVLTHSPGQPLHIKVTPDHGHNTATLEITSPTTENTQSFTSTAVIPTSGGPPKQRITIIQNASISPTAKSISPTTKCKGSPISDEPCSPDRALSPFTMATYSRAMTPDSCGSVTPERAMSPIQIVSVTTGTPDRSLSTEPVEVVGGHAVFRVTPERQSSWQVQRSNSSGPNVITTEDNKIHIHLGSPFIQSISTPTQTLSPCHTPGLQEQRTQVLANCSTPTAKGNSKITSSIMIKPTSTPIQRPSQITIPLEAFRRPGPTRIPKPKGYSSQKGTNSTNLGLQNKAQPPQTPLTAGKDQPTQTPPAHNNNNNNNPNLVNRRL from the exons ATGGTTGTGGATGAACAGCAGCGTCTCACTGAACAGCTGAATCAACAAACAGCTAAGGTCCAAGAACTGAGTGCCAGTGCTTCACAAGCCCAAGAGGAGCTGATCTCAGCTAATGCCCGTCTGCAGGAAGAGGAGCAAAAGGTCATTCGCTTGGAGGCTGAGCGGCGCGACCAAGCCAGTCGACACCATCAGGAGCAAGAGGCCATGACTGCCAAATTGACCAGCGAGGATGCCCAAAGCAGGCAGCTGCGCCAGAAACTGTCAACTCTCAGCAGGCAGCTCGATGAGCTGGAGGAGACCAACAAGACCCTGCGCAGAGCTGAGGAGGAACTGCAGGAGCTGAGGGACAAAATTAGTCGCGGTGAGTGTGGAAACTCTAGCCTCATGTCTGAGCTTGAAGAGTTACGGAAAAGGGTACTTGAAATGGAGGGAAAGGATGAAGAGTTGATCAGGATGGAGGACCACTGCAGGGACCTCAACAAGAAACTGGAAAAAGAGGCTAACCAGAGTCGGAGCTTGAAGGCTGAAGTCGATAAACTGAACCACAGAATTATGGACTTAGAAAAACTAGAGGATGCATTTAGCAAGAGCAAACAAGAATGCAGCGCACTCAAAAGTAACCTGGAGAAGGAGAAGACAGTGTCAAAGGTTCTGTCCAGTGAGCTGGAAATCTTGAAAGTAAGGGTCAGAGAACTAGAGGCTGCTGAAAACCAGCTGGGAAAGACAGAACTGACACTGAAGGAAGATCTCACCAAGTTAAAGACACTGACAGTCATGCTGGTGGATGAAAGGAAGGCAATGGCAGAAAAGCTAAAGCAAATGGAGAACAAGGTCCAAAACAGCACTGGCAAACTTCAGGCTGAACAGGACAAAGTTACGTCAGTCACAGAGAAGCTAATTGAGGAGAGCAAGAAAGCATTGAGGTCAAAGGCTGAGCTAGAGGAGAAAATGTGCAGTGCTACAAAAGAAAGGGATGACCTGAAGGCTAAGTTGAAGGCTGAGGAGGAAAAGAGCAATGATTTGGAGTCTAAGATCaatatgatgaagaaaaggatGCAATCACTAGAGACAATAGAGAGAGAATACCTGAGGAGCAAAGCCAAAGAGGAGAACATCAAAACACCCATTGCCAACCGCTTCCAACAAGAGGACAACAAAGTTAAGGATTTGACACAGGAGGTTGAGCGTCTCAGGCGCAAATTAAAAGACATGAAGGTGGTAGAAGGTGACCTATTAAAAACAGAGGAGTTTGAATCACTGGAGAAAAGATTCACCAACGAGCAAGAGAAAGCTAAGACCTTGATGGAGGAGCTGGAAATATCTAGAAAAGAACTTTCTAAGTACCAGCTGGCTGAAAAGAAAGAGTTCAACCAAGAGCATGTTCTGTATAAACGCTTGAAGGAGGAAGAGGCAAAGTCTAGCCATCTGACCAGAGAGGTAGCAGCTCTGAAAGAGAAGATCCATGAATACATGGGAACAGAGGAGTCTATCTGCCGCATGAAAACTGACCACTCTACGCTGCAAAGAAAACTGACACAGCAGGAGGTCAGAAACAAAGAACTGGCCAGAGAAATGGAGACACTCACACGAGAGCTTGAGCGATATAGACGATTCAGCAAAAGTCTGCGCCCTGGCATGAATGGAAGGCGCTTCTCAGATCTGCATGTTTCCACCAAGGAAGTCCAGACAGAGCCGCTTGACCTCATGTCTCCCAACTGCAAGACAATGGCACCACTGGAACGTGCTGTGGTTAACGGGAAGCTGTACGACGAGAGCGAGTCCGAGGATAACGCAAATTACAGCAACGAGCTTCAGCTTACGAAATGCAGCCCCTCACTcatcaataatgtaaataacCTAAACAACAACATGAGAAGAGCGAGAGTCCCATtccttaaaaacaaagaaagccCCCATCAGGTGAACGGTAAAGTGCAACCACGGCAGAATGGCAACCACGTGCAGTCTGGAGATGTTGTATTGACCCACAGTCCTGGTCAGCCTCTGCACATCAAAGTGACTCCTGACCACGGACACAACACAGCAACCTTAGAGATCACCAGCCCGACCACAGAAAACACCCAGTCATTCACCAGCACTGCTGTCATACCGACAAGTGGGGGTCCACCCAAACAGAGAATCACCATCATCCAGAATGCATCCATCTCCCCAACTGCAAAATCCATTTCCccaacaacaaaatgtaaagGTTCCCCTATATCAGACGAACCGTGTTCACCAGATAGGGCTCTATCACCTTTCACTATGGCTACATACTCCAGAGCGATGACCCCGGACTCTTGCGGCTCTGTAACACCAGAGAGAGCCATGTCACCTATACAAATTGTCTCTGTCACAACGGGCACCCCTGACCGCTCCCTATCCACGGAGCCAGTGGAGGTTGTCGGCGGGCACGCCGTCTTCCGGGTGACCCCTGAAAGGCAGAGCAGCTGGCAGGTTCAGAGGTCTAACAGCTCGGGGCCAAACGTCATCACCACAGAGGACAACAAAATCCACATTCACTTAGGGAGCCCCTTCATTCAGAGCATCAGCACTCCGACACAAACGCTGAGTCCATGCCACACGCCCGGACTCCAGGAGCAGAGGACTCAAGTGCTGGCCAATTGCAGCACTCCTACTGCCAAAGGCAACAGCAAAATCACAAGTAGCATCATGATTAAGCCCACCTCCACCCCAATCCAAAGGCCATCACAAATTACA ATACCTCTAGAAGCATTCCGGCGACCAGGACCTACGAGAATCCCCAAACCGAAGGGCTACAGCTCCCAGAAAGGGACGAACAGTACCAACCTCGGACTGCAGAACAAGGCTCAGCCGCCACAGACTCCTCTAACCGCTGGGAAAGATCAGCCCACACAAACACCCCCGgcacataacaacaacaacaacaacaacccaaaCCTAGTCAACCGCAGACTGTGA